The proteins below come from a single Rosa rugosa chromosome 2, drRosRugo1.1, whole genome shotgun sequence genomic window:
- the LOC133731658 gene encoding uncharacterized protein LOC133731658 isoform X1 encodes MTGMISNTAVVVMGFLGMLYMATTQLPPPQTSALPQDPPPTSPRIRLADGRHLAYRESGVPKNKSKFKIIIVHGFGSSKEMSFQAPQEMIDELGIYFLLYDRAGYGESDPNPKRSVKSEALDIEELADQLQLGSKFYVIGVSMGSYSTWSCIKYIPHRLAGVAFVVPVVNYRWPSFPDNLIKDDYRRKLVQSALWFADYAPGLMQWWVTQKWLPSTSVMERNPVFFNTRDIDVLKTTPGFPMLTKDKLRQRGVFNTLHLDFKAAFSHWDFDPMDLSNPFPQNQSAVHIWQGYEDKVVPFQLQRYISSKLPWIQYHEVPDGGHLIVHYAGLCEAILRALLLGEESLHYKPTIAKIVS; translated from the exons ATGACAG ggatGATATCAAACACAGCTGTGGTGGTGATGGGTTTCTTGGGAATGCTTTACATGGCAACAACTCAGCTTCCACCTCCACAGACCTCTGCTCTGCCTCAAGATCCTCCtccaacatctccaagaatcaGGCTTGCTGATGGGAGGCATCTGGCTTACAGAGAAAGTGGGGTCCCCAAGAACAAATCAAAGTTCAAGATCATCATAGTTCATGGCTTTGGAAGCTCTAAAGAAATGAGTTTCCAGGCACCCCAA GAAATGATAGATGAGCTGGGGATATATTTTCTGCTATATGACCGGGCTGGGTATGGAGAGAGTGATCCAAATCCAAAGCGATCAGTGAAGAGTGAAGCCCTTGACATCGAAGAACTAGCTGATCAGTTACAGCTTGGATCAAAATTTTATGTGATTGGAGTGTCAATGGGATCATACTCCACCTGGAGTTGCATCAAATACATCCCACATAG GTTAGCTGGTGTGGCTTTTGTAGTCCCAGTTGTGAATTATAGGTGGCCTTCATTTCCAGACAATCTGATAAAGGATGATTACAGAAGAAAACTAGTTCAATCGGCACTCTGGTTTGCAGACTATGCCCCTGGGCTGATGCAATGGTGGGTGACTCAGAAATGGCTCCCTTCAACTTCTGTCATGGAAAGAAACCCGGTGTTCTTCAACACCAGAGACATTGATGTCCTGAAAACAACCCCAGGCTTCCCAATGCTCACTAAG GATAAATTGCGGCAAAGAGGGGTTTTCAATACTCTGCATCTTGACTTTAAAGCAGCTTTCAGCCATTGGGATTTTGATCCAATGGATCTAAGTAATCCATTCCCGCAAAATCAGAGCGCTGTCCACATTTGGCAAGGTTATGAAGATAAGGTTGTGCCATTTCAACTGCAAAGATATATTTCATCGAAACTACCCTGGATTCAGTATCATGAAGTTCCTGATGGTGGGCATTTGATTGTGCATTATGCTGGTTTATGTGAAGCCATTCTCAGGGCACTTTTGCTTGGTGAAGAATCACTTCACTACAAACCTACTATTGCCAAAATTGTATCATAA
- the LOC133731658 gene encoding uncharacterized protein LOC133731658 isoform X2, which translates to MIDELGIYFLLYDRAGYGESDPNPKRSVKSEALDIEELADQLQLGSKFYVIGVSMGSYSTWSCIKYIPHRLAGVAFVVPVVNYRWPSFPDNLIKDDYRRKLVQSALWFADYAPGLMQWWVTQKWLPSTSVMERNPVFFNTRDIDVLKTTPGFPMLTKDKLRQRGVFNTLHLDFKAAFSHWDFDPMDLSNPFPQNQSAVHIWQGYEDKVVPFQLQRYISSKLPWIQYHEVPDGGHLIVHYAGLCEAILRALLLGEESLHYKPTIAKIVS; encoded by the exons ATGATAGATGAGCTGGGGATATATTTTCTGCTATATGACCGGGCTGGGTATGGAGAGAGTGATCCAAATCCAAAGCGATCAGTGAAGAGTGAAGCCCTTGACATCGAAGAACTAGCTGATCAGTTACAGCTTGGATCAAAATTTTATGTGATTGGAGTGTCAATGGGATCATACTCCACCTGGAGTTGCATCAAATACATCCCACATAG GTTAGCTGGTGTGGCTTTTGTAGTCCCAGTTGTGAATTATAGGTGGCCTTCATTTCCAGACAATCTGATAAAGGATGATTACAGAAGAAAACTAGTTCAATCGGCACTCTGGTTTGCAGACTATGCCCCTGGGCTGATGCAATGGTGGGTGACTCAGAAATGGCTCCCTTCAACTTCTGTCATGGAAAGAAACCCGGTGTTCTTCAACACCAGAGACATTGATGTCCTGAAAACAACCCCAGGCTTCCCAATGCTCACTAAG GATAAATTGCGGCAAAGAGGGGTTTTCAATACTCTGCATCTTGACTTTAAAGCAGCTTTCAGCCATTGGGATTTTGATCCAATGGATCTAAGTAATCCATTCCCGCAAAATCAGAGCGCTGTCCACATTTGGCAAGGTTATGAAGATAAGGTTGTGCCATTTCAACTGCAAAGATATATTTCATCGAAACTACCCTGGATTCAGTATCATGAAGTTCCTGATGGTGGGCATTTGATTGTGCATTATGCTGGTTTATGTGAAGCCATTCTCAGGGCACTTTTGCTTGGTGAAGAATCACTTCACTACAAACCTACTATTGCCAAAATTGTATCATAA
- the LOC133729079 gene encoding uncharacterized protein LOC133729079, with the protein MGGDEVLKPADENKGSASQKVSEPWEKSNHPLYLHHSDQPGAVLVSQPLVEDNYTNWVQSMSMALTIKNKKGLVDGTLKRPTHNPEEQQQWDRCDTLVKTWLLGAMSKEISGSVIHCKNARSMWLELQERFSHTNTVQLFHIENAIHDCEQGTLSVTSFFTKLKGLWDEKDSLCGFPAYTCDTATEVKSYMETQKTMKFLMGLNENYATVRSNIIGLDPLPTVNKAYAMALRHEKQAEASNSKAVAPAEASAFSIKKFGRAPNHADSDVKCEKCGMTNHNTKNCRAHLKCTYCGWKGHTYEYCRRRKNSMEGSQGRARVNHAASSNEEVNNFPLSQNECQQMLGLLNKIQTTTGATSDNNQLLEMLNTSKQTSANLVGNLPNYEELSGPTIREDDWDGN; encoded by the exons ATGGGAGGAGACGAAGTTCTGAAACCGGCAGACGAAAACAAAGGTTCCGCTTCACAGAAGGTTTCTGAACCATGGGAGAAATCAAATCATCCTCTTTACCTCCACCATTCGGATCAACCCGGAGCTGTTCTTGTGTCGCAGCCATTGGTGGAAGACAACTACACAAATTGGGTCCAGTCCATGAGTATGGCACTCACAATCAAAAACAAGAAAGGCCTTGTTGATGGCACTCTCAAGAGGCCGACACACAACCctgaagaacaacagcaatggGATCGATGTGACACACTTGTTAAGACTTGGCTACTGGGAGCTATGTCGAAGGAGATATCAGGAAGTGTAATTCATTGTAAAAATGCAAGAAGTATGTGGCTTGAACTACAGGAAAGGTTTTCTCATACTAATACGGTTCAATTATTTCACATAGAAAATGCTATACATGATTGTGAACAAGGCACTCTCTCAGTCACCTCGTTCTTCACCAAGCTGAAAGGGTTGTGGGATGAGAAAGACTCACTTTGTGGCTTTCCTGCCTACACTTGTGATACTGCCACCGAAGTGAAGAGTTACATGGAGACACAGAAAACAATGAAATTCCTTATGGGTCTTAACGAAAACTACGCTACTGTCCGCAGCAACATAATCGGTCTGGATCCGCTTCCCACTGTGAACAAGGCCTATGCTATGGCCCTGAGACATGAGAAACAAGCAGAGGCTTCCAATAGCAAAGCAGTTGCACCAGCTGAGGCGTCTGCATTCTCAATTAAGAAATTTGGCCGAGCTCCTAATCATGCTGATAGTGATGTGAAATGCGAGAAGTGTGGTATGACAAACCATAACACTAAAAATTGCAGGGCACATCTAAAGTGTACCTATTGCGGTTGGAAAGGCCACACTTATGAATACTGTCGAAGAAGGAAGAACTCCATGGAGGGCAGTCAAGGGCGTGCAAGAGTTAATCATGCAGCCTCATCAAATGAAGAAGTCAACAATTTCCCATTATCACAAAATGAGTGCCAACAGATGCTGGGTCTACTAAACAAAATCCAGACTACAACAGGAGCTACAAGTGACAACAATCAATTGCTGGAAATGTTGAATACAAGCAAGCAGACCTCAGCCAATTTAGTTGGTAATCTTCCTAACTATGAAGAGCTCTCAG GACCTACGATCAGGGAAGATGATTGGGACGGGAACTGA